GGCTGACCCTACCGTGGTCGTTCAATGAAAAAGCATTTACAATAGCGGCGGCACGAGTGCCTCCTTCGTAAAGAGAATTTTTGACATCTCGAAAGGGAGCCATACTCGCTGATGCCCACCCACGACCGTAGACTGTAAACGAGTTGTTCTGACCGAGGCTTTCCAGGGATTGATCGTAGCCTCTGGCGAGCGGAGGAGGGAAAGTCTGCGCTGCACCGTTGTCTGACATGAACAGAACGAAGGTATTCTCTCGCTCACCAATCGTTACAAGATAATCCAGCACTCGACCGATGTGAAAGTCCATGTTCTCTACCATAGCCGCATAGATCTCCATCTTTCGACTAAGTAAGAGTTTCTCACTCTCTAGGAGACTATTCCAGGAATCGGTCCCGGTATCGAAACGGTCCATGTTTACATTATCCGGAAGCACCCCTTGTTTCATAGCCCGCTCAATACGTTGGGCGCGCAAAAAATCATAGCCTTCATCATAGTGATTCTTGTAACGCTCACGCCAATCCAGAGGAACTTGTAATGGGAAATGGGGTGCCGAAAAAGCAAGGTAGGCAAAGAACGGCTGTTCACTGTCCTTGTTGCCATCGATGTATTCGATTATTTTGTCCGTAAATGTTTTCGTTGAAAAATAGTCCTTAGGTAGCTCCTTCACCACATCCCAATTCTCCCGGTAAATAAAGGGTTCTGCACGAGCTATTCCGCCATGGGCACCTCCGTCTGGCGGAATTAGATGCAAGGCTGTTCCCGTCAACTGAGCAAAGGATTGTTCGAACCCACGGCCTGCCGGAATGTGCTCTTGAACCAATGCCCGACCCAGGTCCCACTTGCCCGTCATATAAGTATGGTAACCCGCATCCTGAAGGATTTCGGGAAGAGCCGCCACCCGCTGACTCAAGTAGCCGGCGTACTCCGGTGTGCCGTAACCAATGGCTTCCTTATTCGGTGCTAAGCCATTATCAAATACACGCATAAGGTGCATCGATCCCAGTCCGGCTTCATGGTGATCCATTCCCGACATGAGCATCGCCCGGGTGGGCGCACACACCGGTGCCGCATGAAAGTTTGCAAGACGTATACCCGAAGCTGCGAGGTCATCCAGATGAGGGGTTTTAATTTCGCCACCGAATGATCCAATATCGGTGAAGCCCATGTCATCGGCTACGATGAGTAAAAGGTTCGAACGTTGATCGTCTGCGTTGGCATAATTCGCAATGCACCAAACAACTAGAATCAGAAATAATTTAACAGTCTGCATATTCATATAATAATTTAGTAAGCACGAATCGAAAGGAAATGATCCTGGGTGAATCAGCTCACGGAATAAATACCTCTCCTTTACCAATAATACGAGCCGTGCGAATGGCTCCGGACTCATGAATCTCCAAACCAGACTCTTTCGGGGAGGTCTTCAGAGTCACTGCAAATTGCCCGGATGGATGTTCCAGGGAAAAAGAGCTAGAGTCGCTTGCTTCCTCGGCAATGCCTTCTGCAATTGATCCCGGGAGTAAACCAACGGCTGCGACTGAAAATGCACCCATAACTCCAATGGCAACATGACATTGATGTGGTATAAATGTGCGTGTGTTCATCAGGCCACCGGACCGTGGAGGTGAAAGCAAACACATCTTGGGCACGGAGAGTGATGATACATCGCCTAAGTTCATCTTCGGACCCATTTGCAAGCGGATGGACTCGAGGCGTTTCTTAAGGTCTTCATTTGTATCCAGCTCCTCCTTGCTTTCATTGCCACTTATCGCGAAATCTGATGCTCGAAGCGCTATGACTGGCATGCCGTTATCGATACAGGTCACTTGCACATTATCGACTTCGTCTAACACGTTCCCGGTCGGTAGTAACTTTCCGCAGTTGATACCAACGGTCTCGAGGTACTTGCAAATCACAGGAGCACCCGTTCCGGGAACGCCGTCTACTTTCGCAGAGCCCTCCAATGCAATTTGAGAATGGGGCGTCTGCACAGTGACCTCGCACAAAGCGCCATTATTAACCATGTGAATGACTGCTTTGGTAGTGGGATCGGTTGGCGCAAGCATTCCGCTCTCGATCGTAAAATGTACCACGCCAGAGAGAATGTTGCCACATCCTTGCGCAGCCGAAAGACGTCCCTCTCCAATGATCACCTGTAAAAACAAATAGTCTAGATCAGCGTCCTCGCGCTTCGAAGGACTCACCAACGCGACTTTGGCAGTGAGAGGATCGCCACCGCCCAGACCATCGATCTGTCGCGTGTCTCCAGGACCAACCCCTTCCATCGCTGCAAGTATGAGCCTATCTCTCTCCTCTACAGAATCTGGGAGATCGGCCGTATTGAAAAAGATGCCCTTGGAGCTACCGCCCCGAATTTGCATGTATGGAATTCGCGAGGCCATTCTAGTACCCAAACTTCTTATCCCACTCGTATATCTTCAAAGATGTTTCTCCGGCCTCAAGACGGGCTCTTACAGCAGCCTCTTTCTTTTCGCGGGCATCAGCCTTTTCAATCGCTTCTTCAACTCTGTCCTGCGGGACAATCACCACGCCGTCTCGGTCGCCGACCACGATATCTCCGGGCTGAATAACTATGCCTCCGATCGTAATCGTTTGGTTTAAACTACCTTCGGGATCCTTTCCGGTTCCCTTGATACACAGTCCACGAAAGAAGATCGGGAAACCCAATTCTTCAATCGTGTCCGAATCTCGGATACACGCATCAATAACCAGGCCAGCCACGCCTTGCTCCATGGCCCCTGATGTGAGCAAGTCTCCCCAGTAGCCAGCATCATAGGCGCTCGAGCAGTCCGCCACAATTACGTCTCCTGGCTTCGCATAGGCGTAAGCGCGGTGCAGATTCACATTCATATAGGCCTTACACTTCACCGTGTAGGCTGGGCCACAAATACGCATCGCAGGATTCAGTGGTTTGATCTGGTAAGGCAGGTCACCTATTTGTCCCAAGGCTTCATGGAGGGTGGCGGCTCCAAACTGCGAGAGGGCTTTTAGTTGCTCGTCGGTGATCATCGCTTTAATCGAAATGAACGTCAGGTGCGATGGAGTCCAAAACAACAGGAACTCTACTTTGAAAGGCCTCCGCGAATTCAACTTGTTTCTTCCCGGAAATCCTTCGGGCATGATTACCACGCCTTCCACCCAGTTCGGTGTAGTAGCTTTGCAAATACGTTTGAGCTCGCATGCATGCCATCGCTGCTTTCTTTTTTTCGAATACCGAGGTGATATCAACGAACGTGTCGGGAATGAAGCCGGACAGTTCCGGTTGATGCGGCTCAAAGCTATACCAGAGTGGAGGCGTGATGGCTTTGAAGGCTGCATCGACACCGGCACCCGCTGAAAGCAAGCGCGCTTTTTCTACGGTTTGATACGTTAGCGGATGATCGGGGTTAAAAGGATCTTTAGCGGAATGCGTCAGGATAACGTTCGGTTCAAATTCGAGAATGATGGCCGCCAACTGCTGGACACGTTCGTCGCTCACAACCATAGGGTAGTCGCCCCAATCGAGGCAGCGGAATTCACAACCCAATATTTCGGAAGCCTCGGCCGACATTTCATGCCTCAGTTGCTTCACATCTTCAACCGAACGATTGGGGTCTTCCTTCCAGAGCACGCCCGACTCACCTCGCTCGCCGTAGGAAAGAGTCAGGTTTAATACTTCTCCGTCTTGTTCCACTGTTTTGGCAATGGTGCCACCCGCTCGCCAGACAAAATCCGCAGCATGCGCTCCGACTACCAATAGCTTTCTTTTGGTTTCCATAAAATTGATCAGGCTACCGATTCAGGCATTATCCTCTGTTTCATCCGGCATGGGAGAACCACGGGTGTGAAAACTCTTAACGGTTTGCAGACCCCAGGCCTGTCCTTTTTTGCGTTCGTCCAGAGACCACACAATCGGCTTGTAATCGGGGTCCAACACAAGACGAGCGGTACTGTTTGCTATCTCCACCCGGTGGCCTCCCGGTTCATAGAGGTATAGAAAAAAGGTCTGCTGAATAGCATGCTTGTGGGGCCCAGTTTCGATGGTGATTCCGTTTTCCAAAGCGATATCCGCAGCAATCAATACTTCCTCCCGACTGTTGACTGCGTAAGTCACATGATGAAACCGGCCTCGCGCTCCTTGTAGGTGATCTTCTGTGACAGCCAAATCGTAAGACTTTGAATTGACGGAAAACCAGGCGCCCAGGACTCGGTCTTCGTCGGATATAATGGTTTCCGTCAATCGACCCCCCAAGGTGTTGAGCTGAAAGTCTTGAAAGGCACCCACATCGGGAGCCAACAAGTTAATGTGATCGAGACGCCGTACATTCATACCCCGGCCGGGAAATTTGGAAGCGGTGTTTTTAAGAGCCGAAGCGTCATCCGTGCTGGATCGGTATTTCTCTGATTCAAAATAGATTTCCGTCAACTGACCGCTTGGCATTCTGAACTGGTAGGTACGGCCCTGGCCCAAATCCCCGTCTGTCCAACCTAGGCCATGCCCACTTGCCTCTATTGCCTTCGCTTTGTGTTCCAGAATTTCGTTACTTCTTAAGCGCCAGGCGTAGTGTCCGAGATCCGCATGGGTGTGCGCCGTCAACTTCAAGGTATGATGCTCGTAATCGTCGTAGGCACGCAGATAAACAGAATCACCTTTTTCATCGCTAATGGACATCCCCATCACTTCCGAAAAAAACTGAACGCTTTCTTCCAGTTTTGGTGTCAGCAATTCCACATGCGCCATGTGGGCAATATCCCATTGGATCGTATCCATTATTTTAATTCAGTCTCTTAATTGTTTGATGTTAGATTTAGATAATTCTTAGGGAATCAAATCAAACCAAGCCAAGGTACTACCCATAGCATCAATGCGGTAAGAACGATCACCCAAAAGACACTGATCACCAGTCCTGGCCAAAGCATGTCGGTCATTCGATA
This genomic stretch from Opitutia bacterium ISCC 52 harbors:
- a CDS encoding arylsulfatase, which gives rise to MQTVKLFLILVVWCIANYANADDQRSNLLLIVADDMGFTDIGSFGGEIKTPHLDDLAASGIRLANFHAAPVCAPTRAMLMSGMDHHEAGLGSMHLMRVFDNGLAPNKEAIGYGTPEYAGYLSQRVAALPEILQDAGYHTYMTGKWDLGRALVQEHIPAGRGFEQSFAQLTGTALHLIPPDGGAHGGIARAEPFIYRENWDVVKELPKDYFSTKTFTDKIIEYIDGNKDSEQPFFAYLAFSAPHFPLQVPLDWRERYKNHYDEGYDFLRAQRIERAMKQGVLPDNVNMDRFDTGTDSWNSLLESEKLLLSRKMEIYAAMVENMDFHIGRVLDYLVTIGERENTFVLFMSDNGAAQTFPPPLARGYDQSLESLGQNNSFTVYGRGWASASMAPFRDVKNSLYEGGTRAAAIVNAFSLNDHGRVSQEYLTVQDVLPTLLDVAGVSHPGSKHRGKTVNPVRGKSFFPHLKNSNIDVRGDEAVGWELHSQRALVKGDWKIYYSGAETADWELYNLIKDPGEQEDLSNRYPDLKKDLIKQWFNYADEVGVAFE
- a CDS encoding 4-oxalomesaconate tautomerase, producing MASRIPYMQIRGGSSKGIFFNTADLPDSVEERDRLILAAMEGVGPGDTRQIDGLGGGDPLTAKVALVSPSKREDADLDYLFLQVIIGEGRLSAAQGCGNILSGVVHFTIESGMLAPTDPTTKAVIHMVNNGALCEVTVQTPHSQIALEGSAKVDGVPGTGAPVICKYLETVGINCGKLLPTGNVLDEVDNVQVTCIDNGMPVIALRASDFAISGNESKEELDTNEDLKKRLESIRLQMGPKMNLGDVSSLSVPKMCLLSPPRSGGLMNTRTFIPHQCHVAIGVMGAFSVAAVGLLPGSIAEGIAEEASDSSSFSLEHPSGQFAVTLKTSPKESGLEIHESGAIRTARIIGKGEVFIP
- a CDS encoding 4-carboxy-4-hydroxy-2-oxoadipate aldolase/oxaloacetate decarboxylase, which produces MITDEQLKALSQFGAATLHEALGQIGDLPYQIKPLNPAMRICGPAYTVKCKAYMNVNLHRAYAYAKPGDVIVADCSSAYDAGYWGDLLTSGAMEQGVAGLVIDACIRDSDTIEELGFPIFFRGLCIKGTGKDPEGSLNQTITIGGIVIQPGDIVVGDRDGVVIVPQDRVEEAIEKADAREKKEAAVRARLEAGETSLKIYEWDKKFGY
- a CDS encoding PIG-L family deacetylase yields the protein METKRKLLVVGAHAADFVWRAGGTIAKTVEQDGEVLNLTLSYGERGESGVLWKEDPNRSVEDVKQLRHEMSAEASEILGCEFRCLDWGDYPMVVSDERVQQLAAIILEFEPNVILTHSAKDPFNPDHPLTYQTVEKARLLSAGAGVDAAFKAITPPLWYSFEPHQPELSGFIPDTFVDITSVFEKKKAAMACMRAQTYLQSYYTELGGRRGNHARRISGKKQVEFAEAFQSRVPVVLDSIAPDVHFD
- a CDS encoding VOC family protein produces the protein MDTIQWDIAHMAHVELLTPKLEESVQFFSEVMGMSISDEKGDSVYLRAYDDYEHHTLKLTAHTHADLGHYAWRLRSNEILEHKAKAIEASGHGLGWTDGDLGQGRTYQFRMPSGQLTEIYFESEKYRSSTDDASALKNTASKFPGRGMNVRRLDHINLLAPDVGAFQDFQLNTLGGRLTETIISDEDRVLGAWFSVNSKSYDLAVTEDHLQGARGRFHHVTYAVNSREEVLIAADIALENGITIETGPHKHAIQQTFFLYLYEPGGHRVEIANSTARLVLDPDYKPIVWSLDERKKGQAWGLQTVKSFHTRGSPMPDETEDNA